In one window of Canis aureus isolate CA01 chromosome 25, VMU_Caureus_v.1.0, whole genome shotgun sequence DNA:
- the CAPZA3 gene encoding F-actin-capping protein subunit alpha-3 — translation MSLSVLSRKEKERVIRRLLIQAPPGEFVNAFDDLCLLIRDEKLMHHQGECAGHQHCQKYSVPLCIDGNPVLLSHHNVVGDYRFFDYQSKLSFKFDLLQNQLRDIQSHGIIRNETEYLRNVVLCALKLYVNDHYPTGNCNVLRKSVKNKEFLIACIEDHSYETRDCWNGLWKSKWIFQINPFLTQVTGRIFVQAHFFRAVNLHIEISKDLKESLEVVNQAQLALNFARLVEEQENIFQAAVLEELQELSNEALRKILRRDLPVTRTLIDWQRILSDLNLVMYPKLGYVIYSRSVLCNWII, via the coding sequence ATGTCACTTAGTGTTCTgagtaggaaagagaaagaaagagtaattCGCAGACTGTTAATACAAGCTCCTCCAGGAGAATTTGTAAATGCTTTTGATGATCTCTGTCTGCTTATCCGTGATGAAAAACTCATGCACCATCAAGGTGAGTGTGCAGGCCACCAACACTGCCAAAAATACTCTGTACCACTCTGCATCGATGGAAATCCAGTACTCTTATCTCACCACAACGTAGTGGGTGACTACCGATTTTTTGACTATCAAAGCAAACTTTCTTTCAAATTCGACCTGCTTCAAAACCAGCTAAGAGACATCCAAAGTCACGGTATCATTCGGAATGAGACAGAATACCTGAGAAATGTTGTTCTGTGCGCCTTAAAACTGTATGTGAATGACCACTATCCAACAGGAAATTGCAACGTGCTGAGAAAATCGGTGAAAAATAAGGAGTTCTTGATAGCCTGCATTGAGGATCACAGCTATGAAACAAGAGATTGCTGGAATGGCCTTTGGAAATCTAAGTGGATTTTCCAAATAAATCCATTTCTAACCCAAGTAACAGGAAGAATTTTTGTGCAAGCTCATTTCTTCAGGGCTGTCAACCTTCATATTGAAATCTCCAAGGACCTGAAAGAAAGCTTGGAAGTAGTTAACCAAGCTCAACTGGCTTTAAATTTTGCAAGGCTTGTGGAAGAGCAAGAGAATATATTTCAAGCTGCAGTCTTAGAAGAATTACAGGAGTTATCGAACGAAGCCCTGAGAAAAATTCTACGAAGAGATCTTCCAGTGACCCGCACTCTTATTGACTGGCAAAGGATACTCTCTGACTTGAATCTGGTGATGTATCCTAAATTAGGATATGTCATTTATTCAAGAAGTGTGTTATGCAACTGGATAATATAA
- the PLCZ1 gene encoding 1-phosphatidylinositol 4,5-bisphosphate phosphodiesterase zeta-1 isoform X3, with amino-acid sequence MENKWFLSMIRDEFKGGKINLEKTHRLLEKLDIPCNYTHVKSIFKDNDRLKQGRITIEEFRSIYRIIAHREEIVEIFNTYSGNQKFLFEKNLLEFLKQEQYALDMRKNIAFEIIQKYEPIEEVKKAHQMSFEGFTRYMGSPECLVFKTDCTEVYQDMNHPLNDYFISSSHNTYLISDQLLGPSDIWGYVSALVKGCRCLEIDCWDGSQNEPVVYHGYTLTSKLLFKTVIQAIHKYAFIASDYPVVLSLENHCSPSQQEVMADILQSVFGDTLLSDMLDDFPDKLPSPEALKFKVLVRNKKIGSLRETRERKGSDKHGQVEEYEEIDQEVDEEIKESKALAVLEDDSEKESETISAAGLPLFKRRRVKVAMALSDLVIYTKAEKFRSFQHSRLYQQFNETNSIGETEARKLSKLKAHEFILHTMKFITRIYPKATRADSSNFNPQEFWNIGCQMVALNFQTPGLPMDLQNGKFLDNGSSGYILKPQFLRDSKTPFSPNKTPRYSNPVTLTIRLISGIQLPPSNHSSSNKADTLVILETFGVPNDQMKQQTRVIKKNGGNLKYCLFRS; translated from the exons ATGGAGAACAA ATGGTTTTTGTCAATGATTCGGGATGAATTTAAAGGTGGAAAAATTAACCTAGAAAAAACTCACAGATTACTTGAAAAATTAGATATTCCGTGCAATTATACTCATGTCAAATCTATTTTCAAG gataATGACAGGCTGAAACAAGGACGAATCACCATAGAAGAATTTAGATCAATTTATCGAATTATTGCACACAGAGAAGAAATTGTTGAGATTTTCAACACATATTCTGGAAAccagaaatttctttttgaaaaaaacctCCTCGAATTTTTGAAACAAGAACAGTATGCACTTGACATGAGAAAAAATATTGCTTTTGAGATCATTCAAAAATATGAGCCTATTGAAGAAG TTAAGAAAGCACACCAGATGTCATTTGAAGGTTTTACAAGATATATGGGTTCACCTGAATGTCTAGTATTTAAAACTGATTGCACAGAAGTTTATCAAGATATGAATCATCcattaaatgattattttatttcaagttcACATAATACATACTTGATATCTGACCAGTTACTGGGACCAAGTGACATTTGGGGATATgtaag TGCCCTTGTGAAAGGATGCCGTTGTCTGGAAATTGACTGCTGGGATGGATCACAAAATGAACCTGTCGTATACCATGGTTATACACTCACCAGCAAGCTTCTGTTTAAAACTGTTATCCAAGCAATACACAAATATGCATTCATA GCATCTGACTATCCAGTGGTGCTCTCTTTAGAAAATCACTGCTCTCCTTCCCAACAAGAAGTGATGGCAGACATTTTGCAGTCTGTTTTTGGAGATACCTTGCTTTCTGATATGCTTGATGATTTTCCAGACAAACTACCTTCACCAGAG GCATTAAAATTCAAAGTATTAGttagaaacaagaaaataggATCCTTAAGGGAAACCCGTGAAAGAAAAGGTTCTGATAAGCATGGTCAGGTAGAGGAATATGAAGAGATAGATCAAGAGGTGGAcgaagaaatcaaagaatcaaaAGCATTGGCTGTTTTAGAAGACGATTCAGAAAAGGAATCAGAGACAATAAGTGCAGCTGGATTACCACTCTTCaagagaaggagg GTAAAAGTGGCTATGGCCCTATCTGATCTTGTCATTTATACCAAAGCTGAGAAGTTCAGAAGCTTTCAGCATTCAAGGCTATATCAGCAATTTAATGAAACTAATTCCATTGGGGAGACAGAGGCTCGAAAACTTTCAAAGTTGAAAG cccACGAGTTTATTCTTCACACCATGAAGTTCATTACCAGAATTTATCCCAAAGCAACAAGAGCAGACTCCTCTAATTTCAATCCTCAAGAATTTTGGAATATAGGTTGTCAAATGG TGGCCTTAAATTTCCAGACCCCCGGTCTACCCATGGATCTTCAAAATGGGAAATTTTTGGATAATGGTagttctggatatattttgaaaccaCAGTTCCTAAGAGATAGTAAAACACCGTTTAGTCCAAATAAAACACCAAGATACAGTAATCCAGTGACACTTACAATAAGG